One Candidatus Zixiibacteriota bacterium DNA window includes the following coding sequences:
- a CDS encoding uracil-DNA glycosylase encodes MVQKTKTYKNLDDFEADINTCTKCPLHKGRTKFVFGDGNPKADVMFVGEGPGRDEDLQGKPFVGRAGKLLDKILA; translated from the coding sequence ATGGTTCAGAAGACCAAAACTTACAAGAACCTGGATGATTTCGAGGCTGATATAAATACCTGCACAAAATGCCCGCTTCATAAGGGACGTACCAAATTTGTCTTCGGTGACGGCAACCCGAAAGCTGATGTGATGTTTGTCGGCGAGGGTCCCGGTCGTGATGAGGACCTGCAGGGTAAGCCTTTTGTCGGCCGGGCCGGAAAGCTTTTAGACAAAATCCTGGC